The genomic DNA GTAGTGGGGGAGGAAATTGTTTGGGTAGTTGATGTAGTaggggaagtaattgttggggtagttgatgtagtgggggaagtaattgttAGGGTAGTTGATGTAATAGTGGGAGAATTAAATGTTGAAGAAGTTGATGTAGTGGGAGAGGTAATTGTTGAAATAGTTGATGTAGagggggaagtaattgttggggtagttgatgtaatagtgggggaagtaattgttgaaatagttgatgtagtgggggaagtaattgttggggtagttgatgtaatagtgggggaagtaattgttgaaGTAGTTAATGTAGTGGGGGAAGTAACTGTTGAAGTAGTTGATGTAGTGGTggaagtaattgttggggtagttgatgtagtgggggaagtaattgttggggtagttgatgtagtgggggaagtaattgttggggtAGTTGATGTAGTTGGGGAAGTAATTGTTAGGGTAGTTGATGTAGTGGGGGAAGTAATTGCTGAAGTAGTTGATGTAGTGGGGGAAGAAATTGTTGGGGTAGTTGATGAAGTaggggaagtaattgttggggtagttgatgtaatagtgggggaagtaattgttgaaGAAGTTGATGTAGTGGGGGAGGTAATTGTTGAAATAGTTGATGTAGAGAgggaagtaattgttggggtagttgatgtaatagtgggggaagtaattgttggaGAAGTTGATGTAATagtgggggaagtaattgttgaaGTAGTTAATGTAGTGGGGGAAGTAACTGTTGAAGTAGTTGATGTAGTGGTGGAAGTAATTGTTGAAATAGTTGATGTAGTaggggaagtaattgttggggtagttgatgtagtgggggaagtaattgttggggcagttgatgtagtgggggaagtaattgttgaaGTAGTTGATGTAGTaggggaagtaattgttggggtagttgatgtagtgggggaagtaattgttgaaGTAGTTAATGTagtgggggaagtaattgttggggtAGTTGATGTTGTtggggaagtaattgttggggtAGTTGATGTAGTGAGGGAAGTAATTGTTGAAGTAGTTGATGTATTcggggaagtaattgttggggtagttgatgtattaggggaagtaattgttggggtAGTTGATGTAATAGggggggaagtaattgttgaaGTAGTGGATGTTgtgggggaagtaattgttggggtagttgatgtagtgggggaagtaattgttggggtAGTTGATGTTGTTGGGGATGTAATTGTTGGGGTAGTTGATGTAGTGAGGGAAGTAATTGTTGAAGTAGTTGATGTATTaggggaagtaattgttggggtagttgatgtagtgggggaagtaattgttgaaGTAGTTAATGTagtgggggaagtaattgttgtgggggaagtaattgttggggtagttgatgtagtgagggaagtaattgttgaagtagttgatgtagtgggggtagtaattgttggggtagttgatgtagagagggaagtaattgttggggtagttgatgtagtgggggaagtaattgttgaaGTAGTTGATGTTGTaggggaagtaattgttggggtagttgatgtagtgggggaagtaattgttggggtagttgatgtaatagtgggggaagtaattgttggggtagtgGTGGAAGTAATTGTTGAAGTAGTTGATGAagtgggggaagtaattgttggggtaggtgatgtagtgggggaagtaattgttgatgtagttgatgtagtggtggaagtaattgttggggtagttgatgtagtgggggaagtaattgttgaaATAGTTGATGTATTAGGGAAAGTAATTGTTGGGGTAGTTGATGTAATAGTGGTGGAAGTAATTGTTGAAGTAGTGGATGTTgtgggggaagtaattgttggggtagttgatgtagtgggggaagtaattgttgaaGTAGTTGGTGTagtgggggaagtaattgttgaaGTAGTTGATGAagtgggggaagtaattgttggggtAGTTGATGTTGTtggggaagtaattgttggggtAGTTGATGTAGT from Solea solea chromosome 10, fSolSol10.1, whole genome shotgun sequence includes the following:
- the LOC131466736 gene encoding mucin-2-like, with the translated sequence TSPTTSTTPTITSPTTATTPTITSPTTSTTSTITTPTTSTTPTITSPTTSTTPTITSPTSSTTSTITSPTTPTTSTITSPTTSTTPTITSPTTSTTSTITSTTITSTTPTITFPNTSTISTITSPTTSTTPTITSTTTSTTSTITSPTTSPTPTITSPTSSTTSTITSTTTPTITSPTITSTTPTITSPTTSTTPTITSPTTSTTSTITSPTTSTTPTITSLSTSTTPTITTPTTSTTSTITSLTTSTTPTITSPTTITSPTTLTTSTITSPTTSTTPTITSPNTSTTSTITSLTTSTTPTITSPTTSTTPTITSPTTSTTPTITSPTTSTTSTITSPPITSTTPTITSPNTSTTPTITSPNTSTTSTITSLTTSTTPTITSPTTSTTPTITSPTTLTTSTITSPTTSTTP